A segment of the Manihot esculenta cultivar AM560-2 chromosome 13, M.esculenta_v8, whole genome shotgun sequence genome:
aatattttaattaaacacatttaaaaaattaaaaattttaaataatttataaatattgacttcaaaaaaaataatttataaatattaattacttataaattcatttttataagttaaactaaatattattatatttataaatatttatatgtattatatattttagttaattttatataaattatttagaaaattaatatgagacgtttaattttttagaaacttattaatttatttcaatttcaaaatcaaCTCATTGCTGTAAAATCAAATTTGTTCAttcttctattttaaaaaaaaagctgTTACTcacctttaaatttttataatattcggtttctatagttttaattatatatatattgttttgatcttataaagttttaaataaattaataaataatttattttaaaaaataaaaaaaatgaatttacaaaatataaatgaataaataaattttttacgagatattttattaatttttaatataattatttaagtaatattattattttgtttaacAGAAATCCAGCCTTATATTAAATCACTTGTATATAACTATAAATTGAGCTTtatgagaaaatattttttaatttttgtattttaattatataaaattactacaatatataaaattttaagtgtcatatttgaataaataatagcaaaatatatttataaaaaaatcagtTTTGTAATAACTGCACACCTAACAATATGATAGActgtttttagtttaattttagggtgagatttatttttttgaaaaaatataatttactccTTATTTTCTTAATGTTAAATAAATGAGTTTCTAACAATTTAttctgttaataaaataattttttattaaattttaagcattagaatataataatttatttattttaattatacttttataataattttattttttaaattttaatgtttatactatttctaattaaaaaaaatatttatactatttattaacgatataatatcataaaatattaaatattaaatattcaataattaaaaatttttaacttaaatattgTATTATACTTTTTTAGATGGTATGATTTTAActatatatttagaaaataaataatataaatattattatttagttaatcCAACTTTCTTAATTCAATAAGCTTctgaatgaaaaaaataaaaattaattaaaaaattttattcatttaaatttaataataatttaactctaaattaatcgaatcgaattagtGAAAAAtctagtaaaaaaataattaggaGAGTCAtgtttaatgaaattaatttaattagttaaattaaaaatttttattttaattggacGAAATGGTACATCAGAATTTATTGAGATTTAGTTGAATTCAACAACCAAACTTCCACGGGCGCAAAcagtttaaatattaatacctccatcacaaaaaatagatttatttactttatctatttttatagtaatttattaattaaaattttaatatatctctatttaatacatattaaaaaaaaaattttattaatttataaattatttagtaatgaATAATATGAATAGAGGATAAATTagtaaatacaataaaattcattgttttttaattttattaattataatttttaattcatgtgaaaaataaataaatattgtaataattaattagaataaaatttaaatttgctattcaatcatttaaaatataataattaactctatcttttaataatataaaaccgaataataataaaaattaaagtatataatttttaaataattatttttaaattcaaaatattatattataattattcttTTCAATTTACTAATTCAAACGTTGCCGTAAATGTAAATCAACTTTTATTATATTCTGCAAATTAATGGCAATAAAACTTTGTTCAGTCACatcaaaaattcaaaaaatataaatttttttgtaattttataaaattaatctaaataattattaaaaattatgcgtaaataaagtataaaatataatgaatattaataaaaataaaatatgtaaaataaaatatataaaataagtatatattaaaaaatttataaaatattataattaaattataatttatttattttttattgattaaaatatattaataacaacTTTTGTAAATATAGCTTTCCAACCATCGATCAATAATTCATTTATCatttacttttaataatatttattatagaaaaatattttttattataattataacatgcaaacttataaaaaataataatattaaagtaatatactaatttaatataatatttattataaaatttatttattttttaaattaaattatttaactcattagttataaaaataatattttcatttcatttttttaaatttaaataataacctATTAtctatgaaaataatatttgatttctatttaaatatttttaaatttaaatcatataacctattattcattaaatttatattttttaaaattaaattattttttaaatttaaatagtccataaaactcattaattaataaaacattacacatacaatatttttatttataaaaaatttaaatttatttatctaaatttaaatagtttaataaataattttaattatataaataaattagaaattaattaagtgaaataattactttttaataataaaaatagtgtataaaattaaattatatataatttttaaaaaaatatatattggagttagaaattttaaagatgaaaaataaattttttagattaaaaaatagagaatgagaaaaataaaatacaataataggaaaaattactttttagtccctgagatttaacgtaattaacacttttatCCCTTTATTTTGGCGACcaaacacttaagtccctcacttttttttctgtccaaattcgtagtccttccatctaaaatagccgtttgggacacgtgaattgacaaaattaaccctcactaaaaaTCCCGCTATTTCAAAATAACAAAACACAAACTCaaatgcctcttcttcttcttcttcttctcctaccctttttgcaatttattattattattcttcttctttcttcttcttcctacacttaagtccctcacttttttttctgtccaaattcgtagtccttccatctaaaatagccgtttgggacacgtgaattgacaaaattaaccctcactaaaaatcccgctatttcaaaataacaaaacgcaaacccaaatgcctcttattcttcttcttcttctcctaccctttttgcaatttattattattattcctcttctttcttcttcttcctaccctttctgcagcttcttcttcttcttcttcttcttcttcttctttctaccctttctgcaactggagaaaacattcttcttcctaccctttctgcaaccggagaaaatatgaaagagaaaaaaatagaaacttCACATTGAGAGggatatttttggaaaaaattatcacctctcacctttgactctttgaccaaacggtttaaattgacggaaggactacgaatttggacggaagagaaagtgagggacttaagtattggatcgccaaaatagagtgacagaagtgttaattacgttaaagttcagggattaaaaagtaattttctcaaaataataatcaaaattaaatagtattgaaagtgaataaaaatttatttaataaaaaattttaaaaaataattttaaaaaatatgaaatatttaattaaataatattaaaataaaaattaactaataattttttttaaaatataaaaatttgataataattttttctcccatatttaaaattatctaaatactTCTATGAAACTTTTCAGGGCCCCTCCTTTGGCTTCGTCACCGGTGTCAATGCAGACAAAAATTTTTACATATTCTTatcttgaattttaaaaaaaaaattaaaggggaaatttaattttttttaattatcatacagtattttttttttaagaaaaattatcatACAGTATTTAactataatattttactattaaataaaaaattaatagataataaatattgcatatttattaaaataccaCTTAATGCTTAACTGTGCAACTCTTTCCTCTTACCTACCAAAATTTGgtgaaaaaaataatgatattgtCCTTTTTTGGTTATTAATTATTCTCAACGAACTCACTGCTTGACTTAAATAAGATTGACGACAACTCACAAGGaaccttttattattatttttttattattaatagtaaaacacttatagtttttataataaatacaaCCCTATacttattaaaattcattaaatattgttattaattattgattttgtATAAAaggtataaaaaatataaatatttattttaaaaaataataattaataaaaaatattttgaaaataaaataaaattacataatattataataattaataatagaaaaaagaaaatattaaatttaacttttaagtCTTAGGTTGGCTGAggtaaaattcaattaatatgttaaaattttcataaatttatttaattaaattgctatttattcaatattttatttttttattgatttttttttaaaaaaatagcatAGACTTCTATACCAACCACCTACAATTCTGAATCTCATAAAATCTCGTCTCGTGATTCAACTGCTCGTGAGGTGTTAGGTTGAAGTCTGACTCTTTGACCTCTCTCTCTTGCGCTCTCAatagttatttttatgaaaatattttgttttaataaaatactttaCTTTCTTCCCATCCAAAATAACaattatatttatgaaaaaaacttttagataaaataatttattatgttcaaaaataatttatttttaaaagatatttttttattgctcAATCATAATATataggaaaataaattaattttaaaatttagtaaaaaattaatcttttaatatatttaactataaaaatatttgattataAATATTTCGTATTCGAGtttggaataaaaaatattatattcaattCTATTagaatattacatataaactgattttaaaatatgaaatataatatttttttttacgaGTTAATTGTCTCACaatgtaataatattttttcagaatataataaaatttaaaaaaataaaataattttataattttttttaaaaaaattcagattCAAGATTaaagtgataaaataaaaaataaatgaattttgaagTATCGATTTATAACCGTAACACacactttttaaaataaatatatttgaatatatGTATTATAAAGACTTTTTTGAATAAATACTATTTCAGATAAATATGTATGAGTAACCGATTaactgtttaaattttttaaaaaaaattaggataattttgtttgaattaaaaataaattttttttattatacaaaTATATAATAACACTATTGTATATTGcctattttatttgattaagtaGAAGAAGCCATGGGCAAAGCGACTCTGATAttgcttattttattttttatttattatttgggAGAAATCTCGGGGCATTTTGACTTCTGGGTAGAATAGGAATTTGGGGTGAGTattcggtcggtttggtttaaaatcgaatcgaaccgaataaattgaaaattaaaattttagtatttataaaaattaaatcgaaccgatttttattagaaaccgaatcgaatcgatctgattcagtttgattcagttcggtttgatcgattttaatttttaataaattttttattttttacactttatttttaatattttaaaatttaattaaaatattttaattttaatataatttaatttctctatattattgaaaataacatattattatcactaatcgattcggttcgatttttttaattttttttgatcaaaatcaaatcgaatcgaaataacagaaatttttaaaattaaaaatcgaactgaacagaattgaataaaaaatcgaactgaattttaaaattaattcggttcgattgattttttcggtctgaaccaaatactgctcactcctaatacaaatacattttttaatagcaaaaattaatatttaattactttaatattaaaaatttattaataatttttaatttaaaaaatatattaaaatattttcaaaaaattaaaaagtctttaaaatattaaaaaatttattaattaatctctttaaacttattgagggtaaattttttattttataaaaattagaatataataaataaaatttaaagtataataagcaataaatagaatatttatttttatatttctttaaaatatatgattaatttgtatttataaatttaagtatttaatatattataattcaatttactACTTCACCTTCTTTTTCTTACAAGTCTAGCTATCCACAGCACAACTCTCTTCTAAATATtgtcattaatttatttttaataatataatttatttatttattatttttatttattttattatgttgaatggtataaataaattatattggtaatataatataatttatatttttaataaattagtaatttaaactaaaatatttattatcgagtaaatacttaataaattaaactaaaattttaatttttattatctttaattttatgaTTAAGGTACACTAagagcattttattttatgaccaaaaaataaaattttaacttacaCATTAgcaaagaatttttttaaaaaaaatttaaagcatATTTTTTTCAACCAAATTATTCAGTTAAATTggttaataaaataaacattTATGAATTCGTCCTATTTATTTTTAGATAATTAacgtaattttaatttttaaacttaatAATGTATACAAAAGCAatacaatataaaagaatatCATATAATATTGAATGATGTTacgtatttaaataaatgaaattatctttcaaaaaaaaaataaatgaatgaaattatatattgtaataaattgttatttaCCACCACCTGCAcgcctttttttcctttttaaaatcTTTTCCCATCTCATTTTCGACTAATTTTTggtatatgtttatatatataaattaatataattaatgaataaataataacTTAATAAATTATACCTTAGTCGGGAGCTgtgtttattaaaatttattatttaatttatatattatgaaaaaaatttattaattaatttttttattttaaaaaatatatatatatataattttaaaaattattaattaattattttgttagttttaaccgttaaatattttattatttaaactctGTTATTTGCAGAAATATCttgtattgaaaaatattttgtgtagaatatatttttgaacgaaataatttaattttatacttaattttaatttaaaaaataatttttttaataaatttatatatagaaattttaataagaatataatatatgaaaaataacttaatttttttattgaaaaatatttttcttttaaagtattttaaatattaaaaaataaaaatatttttttaaaaaaatattttcttgtgaATTTAATAGAAGCTTagtccttatattttaaaaaaataaattgatatctcaattttataaaataaatttattaattaatttttgtaagaaaatattttaaattttattacaatatttaacggttaaaattaataaaattattaattaataaatttttaaaatattttataaaattaataaattaattaataaattttaggatgaaacaataattttttcttttttaatttattattttacatgAACAAAGAGTCATAGGCTCCATCCAAAATTTAATGGCCTGAATTGCTGGAAGATCTTATACTTGAACAGGCTACATGGATCTCACCACCATATGAAGGCACTTGACTTAAGGCCCTTTTAGGTGTTTGTAAAAATGCCCAAAAGATTTGTTATTCACTTATTTTTTATAGACAAATAATGCGGACCCATAATCTATCATGGCGATACAGATACAGACAACCGACAAAATACTCGAGGAATGAGCATTTCCTAATCTTCTAGCCTCTCAGGTATTAGTTTATTTAGCTGATTTAACTGGTTATGTACTTGGCTTGTATGGGTTATTCAAACTGAACTGCCATTGTTAGATATGGTTTTGCATGAGCAAAACAGCAAAGTGATACAAGAATCAAGTAATTGGagcttgacaaaaaaaaaaaaaaattaaataaaaaatcaagtaattggagaaccATCCTCAAAGTGTTTCAACCACTCGGGTTTCTCCTGTTAGATATACAAGTTTGATTAGGGGTATATGCCTTACCTTTTCTTGATATTCACTGTCACCATTTTCTAGCCTCTCTATGAATTCTTCTGTCATTTCTTCCAAATGCAGCTTATGAAGGCTAGTGAGATGCTCAATGCCGTGAGGCAACACCTTTAGCTCCTGACAGCGAACTAGATACAAATCCCGGATGCTTGGTAGTGAACCCTTCTCTAGTTTCATGCTATTCAACCGTGCGAGTTGTAGAAAAGTCAGTTTGTTGAGTCTGGGAAACCATCCTGCCTTGAAGTGCAAGAATTTCCCATCATAAGCGTTCTTGAGTTCCAGGAACACTAGACCTGAAAGAACATGGAGAGAAGAAAGTATATCTTCTTCTAGACTTGAAAATCCCAAATATAAATGAGTTAGATTAGCTAGGGACCCAAGCCAGGGAGGCAACCTATTCAATCTTCCCACCAATTTCAGTTTCTGAAGAAACGATGGAGGCGTAGTTAATGCTTCTAACTGAAGTTGTTCTTCTGTTTTAGTTGCCGTCACACCTAATCTGATTAGGCCTGTCATCCTTTCAATTGAGGAGCATAACTTTGGCCCATCAACCGCTCTCAACTTTGTAATTTCCAACCTTTTGAGATTAGCCAAGTTCGCAATTTGTTGCAGCAGCTCTGTCTCTGCTTCAATGCATGCTAATGTCTGTAAGGTCCGAATATTCCATATACCATTTGGAGCCTGCATGCCACTGAGAACATTTATTGACTCAGAATCTGGGTCTTGTTTGCTGCACGTAAATAGATGTCGtaaatttgataactttgaTATCCCATTTGGCATTCTTTTCAAATTGGTTTTCCAGACATCCAGCATCTGCAGATTGTTTAGCCTTTCCATTGACTTGGGAAGCTCCTTAATCTTGGTGTCCCTCAAGTTCAAGTACCTTAAATTGAACAACTCAACCAATGTCGTTGGTATGGTTTCAACAGGAACTCCCTCTAGATTAAGTACCCTCAGTAACTTGAACTTTGATGAAAAAGCATTCAGGGAAAATGATGAGTACATATCAGTTGGAAACACGAAGAAAGAGCGAAGATGGCGCAACATTGTACTGCTCAACTGGATGGTTTCACCAGTATTATAGATTGATAGACGGTGGATTCTTCCTTCTAACTTTGATTGACTTCCATCATATGCTGCACAAAAGTTCTCTTTTTCAGATGTTGTCAATGCAAGTTCGCGCATAACATCGTGGACTCGGCATGTCTTCACCCTCCCAGCATCATTTGTCTCAGTGACCTGAATCATGCTTCGAAGAATGAGTTCCATGAGGTACTCTTCTGCTATCTCCTCCATTGTCAttccttttctttccttaatgaATCCTTCTGCCACCCACAGCCGAATTAGCTTCTTTCTCTTGATTGGGTAACCATCATGGAAAACGCAGCAATATAAGAAACAATGCTTCAAGTAGAATGGTAAATCATTGAAACTCAACAGCAAGATGCCTTTCACTCGTTCAAGCATTGGATTGTAACTGAGTTGCCAATTGAGACTTTCAAAAACAGTCTTCCATTCACCAATTCTCTTGCTTCTTGAACACATTAGACCTCCAACTGCCACTATTGCTAGAGGCAAGCCTTCACATTTCTTCACAATAGCCTCAGCTAAAGGTTGAAGTTCTCTAGGACACTTATGCTCTGGGTCATCCCAAAATGCTTTTTTGCAGAAGAGAGCCCAAGCATCTTTCTCTTGAAGAGGCTGAAGGTGATGCACATGGCTTCCAATACCGATGGAGGCAGCCACATTCCCATCCCTTGTTGTGAGCACAATTCTGCTTCCATATCTATTATTGGGAAATGCACCTCTTATTTTGCTCCAAAGATCTATGCTCCACACATCATCTAAGACAATAACATACCTCTTCTGATGCAAGTAATCAATGAGCAATCCGATAAGATATCTGTAACTCATTGAACCCAGGTTGCTTGGTATTGGAACTTGTGCTGTATGAAAAATTTCTTTGATCATGCTTCTCAATAGCTCATCAATTCCATATATTTGGGACACAGATATCCATGCTCCACAATCAAAATGTCTCTTGATTACCTGATTGTTGAAGACCCTTGTGACTAAAGTGGTCTTACCCAGGCCACCCATTCCCACGATTGAAATAACTGTTCGGCGTGGTTCCTCCTCTGTCAACCATCCAAATAACTGTTCAGAATTCTCTTCCATCCCCACTATCTCATCTTCATCTACAAAAGATGATGATTCTGCATAGTGTTTCCACCTACCACTAGCCACATTTCTAGTCCTCCCCTCCTCATGCTGATCAAAATCATACCGCTTGCTTCTCTCAGAAACCTCATGAACCTTAGCTTTGATCTTTTGTAGCTTAGAAGAAATCTGATGCCTTGTGGTCATGTTCTTGGGGAAGTTGACCACATCTTGGAGTACAACCTTGAATCCATTTTTAATCCGCTTTCTGTTTTTGAGATGAATGAACTCGTCTATTATATCCTCAGCCTCATATGCAACTTCTCTCACTTGACTCACCCATGTTTCTACTGACTCACTCCTTTCCTTTCTTCGTTCTGCATCTCTTAAGAATGATCTCATGCTTTCTAACTCAAGCTTTATTTCTTCAATTTCATCGCTAGCATCTCCAAGTAATGATGCTTTTTGCATTAGAACAGTGGTTAGTTTATCAAGTAAGAAGTTCACAGCACCATCTGCCATATTTACTTTGCAAATTTTTCCTTATCCCCCTTACTCTTCTGCTCTGCATCTCATCTCcgttcctttttttcttttttcttttttttttttttttttaagttttctaaGGAGAGAGGAAGCTGGAAACAAAAGTTGAAGCAATTAGGTTTCATTTAATAGTTTTGACTGAGCCAAGTTGACTTGAGGAAGACTTTAAGCGGCTGAAAATGCAACACAAAATTGTAGCATGGCCGATGATTTTTATTGCCTGGCTGCCTACTCAACAACATAAATGAAAAACGCAACTTGCCTGATCTTCATAATGATTGAGCAATTTGTTAGAACAAAGGACATCTTACACACAAACAGAGTTTACTGGAAACTGTAAGAAAAGAATCCTACATAAATATAATGGAGAATGCACTATTTTTCAGTACATGTAGTGAATATCCCCCCATGTAAACATTGCAGGTGATGAATTGTGCAAGTTGAAAATTATAAAGGCCAATTCTATGCATGTAATTATTTCTCATATAGTTTAGTCTATGACATAGGCAGATGTGTGCATTGAGAGCAATGTATCTCATTTTGCTGTCAAATTAAATATTGGCTTGACAGAGGTAAAGCTTCTCAGCAATGTGTTTgaattttgttaaatatttCACATACATGCAGTATAACTTTCTTTAAGGTTAATCACACAGGTAATTATGATTGATTTCTTGGTTCACATTGGAAATTTTGTGATTAAGTTGCGTATATGACTTGTTCAATTGCTTTGTGCTTCTTGGCAGTTGCTTACTGTGGTCCCTTGACAAGTCCTCTTTGGTTGGTTGGATATTAAGTGGTCAAGCTTTTCTTCCTGTTAAAAGGGTTTCCAGGAAAGTTCCTATATTTTAGTATTGTTTCATAATGGAGGAAGAGGGATTGCATTGGGAGTTCATTAGCTTGGTCAGTTCAACTCATATGATAAActcaaaatttattaacttcttGTTGTTGGATACTTTAATAATCACTTAATTCTTAGAGTTCCATGTCAATGGGTGAGTCCAACATAAGTTCGATCTCATGCAAACGAGTTTAataatcattaaattaaatattttatatcgagatttatgtatatttaattaaattatatatagtttatgtataaaatctatatataaatattcaattaatagtCGGTAAACCTCATTCTCATATGAAGTCGTGATATTCACAATCTCATCTTCTACTTTATGCTAGGTTGGATGTTGAAATTTCATTAGCCCACTCTCATGCCCTTGAATTTACTAGATGTTCATACTTGCATTATTAACTTCCGATTgttgaataatttaataatagtttaattCGTAAAGTTCCATTTCAATTTAATAGAAAATCTTTTACTTTAGAGTGAGTCTAATATAAGCTCAACTTTATAGGGAAAGGAGTCTAAtagtttttctattaatttaattattaaataatgaaaaaagtcTGAGatattcttaatttatatttttataaaattaaaaaatcaattaatgaaaattttcatattatatagactaaatagtaaaataataaatatttaaaattaagatttagAATTTAGATGAATTATATTAGAGGTTTCAATTGTATGAAATAATGCTATTGATGCTTTTCCTTGTACTATAGCTATGAATCAATGAAAAAGGAATAATATTCTTATTTAggagaaattatttttcaaaaaatcttTTTTGTGTTTATGTTATTTTTGAACATTCAAAGGATCTGAtcaatgaaaatattttcatatgtaattggaaaattaaaagcGAATCTGTTTGAATCTTTTTTATAtgtaattggaaaattaaaagccaatatattgaaaaagattcaaatatttaaattttaaatgagttggttcaacatttaattataatttttgtcaattttaaaaaatcaaagtgAGAGAGGTTAGGAGATAAGCcaacatatattttattattttttaaatataaattaat
Coding sequences within it:
- the LOC110629636 gene encoding disease resistance protein RPM1; the encoded protein is MADGAVNFLLDKLTTVLMQKASLLGDASDEIEEIKLELESMRSFLRDAERRKERSESVETWVSQVREVAYEAEDIIDEFIHLKNRKRIKNGFKVVLQDVVNFPKNMTTRHQISSKLQKIKAKVHEVSERSKRYDFDQHEEGRTRNVASGRWKHYAESSSFVDEDEIVGMEENSEQLFGWLTEEEPRRTVISIVGMGGLGKTTLVTRVFNNQVIKRHFDCGAWISVSQIYGIDELLRSMIKEIFHTAQVPIPSNLGSMSYRYLIGLLIDYLHQKRYVIVLDDVWSIDLWSKIRGAFPNNRYGSRIVLTTRDGNVAASIGIGSHVHHLQPLQEKDAWALFCKKAFWDDPEHKCPRELQPLAEAIVKKCEGLPLAIVAVGGLMCSRSKRIGEWKTVFESLNWQLSYNPMLERVKGILLLSFNDLPFYLKHCFLYCCVFHDGYPIKRKKLIRLWVAEGFIKERKGMTMEEIAEEYLMELILRSMIQVTETNDAGRVKTCRVHDVMRELALTTSEKENFCAAYDGSQSKLEGRIHRLSIYNTGETIQLSSTMLRHLRSFFVFPTDMYSSFSLNAFSSKFKLLRVLNLEGVPVETIPTTLVELFNLRYLNLRDTKIKELPKSMERLNNLQMLDVWKTNLKRMPNGISKLSNLRHLFTCSKQDPDSESINVLSGMQAPNGIWNIRTLQTLACIEAETELLQQIANLANLKRLEITKLRAVDGPKLCSSIERMTGLIRLGVTATKTEEQLQLEALTTPPSFLQKLKLVGRLNRLPPWLGSLANLTHLYLGFSSLEEDILSSLHVLSGLVFLELKNAYDGKFLHFKAGWFPRLNKLTFLQLARLNSMKLEKGSLPSIRDLYLVRCQELKVLPHGIEHLTSLHKLHLEEMTEEFIERLENGDSEYQEKVRHIPLIKLVYLTGETRVVETL